From a region of the Tateyamaria omphalii genome:
- the murJ gene encoding murein biosynthesis integral membrane protein MurJ: protein MKPIRLISGFLTVGVWTLLSRILGFVREVMILSLIGPGPLMDAFVAAFRLPNMFRRFFAEGAFNAAFVPMFSAKLEGDEDAAKFGRDALNGLALCTLILTALAMIFMPALVWATAGGFGPERFDLAVGYGRIVFPYIFFMSLSALFSGILNATGRFAVAAAAPVLLNVLVIAAMTLAWATGAEAITWLVWTIPLAGIAQLALTWGAATQAGFALTPALPRWTPDMSQMVRTAIPAALATGVMQINLVVGQLVASNYDNAVSWLFAADRLYQLPLGVVGIAVGIVLLPDLSRRLKAGDSDGARDAYSRATEFSMALTLPSAMALMVIPLPLVSVLFQRGATGADDAAAIATAVAIYGAGLPAFVLQKVLQPQYFARGDTKRPFYYACVAMVINAGIAIGLSSILGWIAPAIATTAAGWAMLGLLYLGARGMGEVVRTDTRYRKRLPRIILASVAMGILLGVLATVLKPALGTDGIRYIALLGLITVGGAAYFSIAHAIGALRLSDIRGAVRRS, encoded by the coding sequence ATGAAACCGATCCGCCTTATCAGCGGCTTCCTGACCGTGGGTGTCTGGACGCTGCTCAGCCGCATCCTTGGCTTCGTGCGCGAGGTGATGATCCTGTCGCTGATCGGCCCCGGCCCGCTGATGGACGCCTTTGTCGCGGCCTTCCGCCTGCCCAACATGTTCCGCCGCTTCTTTGCCGAAGGTGCGTTCAACGCGGCCTTCGTGCCGATGTTCTCCGCCAAGCTCGAAGGGGACGAGGACGCCGCCAAATTCGGACGTGACGCCCTGAACGGGCTGGCGCTCTGCACACTCATCCTGACGGCGCTCGCCATGATCTTCATGCCCGCACTGGTCTGGGCCACGGCGGGCGGCTTCGGGCCGGAACGCTTCGACCTCGCCGTGGGCTACGGACGGATCGTGTTCCCCTACATCTTCTTCATGTCGCTCTCGGCGCTCTTCTCCGGCATCCTGAACGCCACGGGCCGGTTCGCGGTCGCGGCGGCTGCACCGGTCCTGCTGAACGTGCTGGTGATCGCCGCCATGACGCTCGCCTGGGCCACGGGGGCCGAGGCAATCACCTGGCTCGTCTGGACCATCCCGCTCGCCGGGATCGCGCAACTGGCCCTGACCTGGGGTGCCGCGACCCAAGCAGGGTTCGCCCTGACACCGGCCCTACCACGCTGGACCCCGGACATGAGCCAGATGGTGCGCACCGCCATTCCTGCCGCCCTCGCCACCGGCGTCATGCAGATCAACCTGGTCGTGGGCCAGCTCGTTGCGTCGAACTACGACAACGCGGTCAGCTGGCTTTTCGCCGCCGACCGGCTTTATCAACTGCCGCTCGGCGTCGTCGGCATCGCCGTGGGCATCGTCCTGCTGCCGGATCTCTCCCGCAGGCTCAAGGCCGGGGACAGCGACGGCGCCCGCGACGCCTATTCCCGCGCGACCGAGTTCTCGATGGCGCTCACCCTGCCGAGCGCTATGGCGCTCATGGTGATCCCCCTGCCGCTCGTGTCGGTCCTGTTCCAACGCGGGGCCACGGGCGCGGATGACGCTGCCGCCATCGCCACGGCCGTGGCCATCTACGGCGCGGGCCTGCCCGCCTTCGTGCTGCAAAAGGTGCTGCAACCGCAGTACTTCGCGCGGGGCGACACCAAGCGACCGTTCTACTACGCCTGCGTCGCGATGGTGATCAACGCAGGCATCGCCATCGGCCTGTCGTCGATCCTAGGCTGGATCGCCCCGGCCATCGCCACAACCGCGGCGGGCTGGGCCATGCTCGGATTGCTTTATCTCGGCGCACGGGGGATGGGCGAGGTGGTGCGCACCGACACACGCTACCGAAAACGCCTGCCCCGGATCATTCTGGCCTCCGTCGCGATGGGCATCCTGCTGGGCGTCCTCGCCACAGTGCTGAAACCCGCGCTGGGCACCGACGGAATTCGCTACATCGCCCTTCTGGGGCTGATCACCGTGGGCGGCGCGGCCTATTTCAGCATCGCCCACGCCATCGGTGCCCTGCGGCTCTCTGACATCCGCGGAGCGGTTCGCCGCAGCTA